The proteins below are encoded in one region of Festucalex cinctus isolate MCC-2025b chromosome 2, RoL_Fcin_1.0, whole genome shotgun sequence:
- the LOC144014447 gene encoding ATP-binding cassette sub-family C member 4-like isoform X1, with protein sequence MFPENKKNDKPNPLANAGFFSQLFLCWLSPLLHLGHKKRLEERDLYTILPEDESEVLGQELQRCWDLEVKKATKQLRKPKLTKVLVKCYGKPYAVAGIFAFSLEAVKVIQPLLLGRILMFFENYDADDKRSLCVAYGCAAAMCVSTFGLTILQHLHYYFGQRTGMRVRVAVCHLIYCKALRLSSQAMGQTTTGQIVNLLSNDINRFDEVTLNLHYLWVGPLQAVVIVVFLWYEIGPSCLAGVAVLAFMLPVQTWFGKLFGIFRSKTAVLTDSRIRIMNEVVSGIRIIKMYAWETPFSALVTESRRKEINEIMKSSYLRGLNMASFFASSKIVVFVTFAVYVALGNTISASRVFVTVSLYGTIKLTVTLFFPLAVEKLSETIVSIRRIKNFLLLDEMNRRKLTLEEKNPNTIEMTRLTCYWDKFLDSPSLQNISLAVKSHQLLAVIGPVGSGKSSLLSTILGELSHDSGTMTVRGQVNYASQQPWVFPGTIRSNILFGRALEPHKYERVLKACALKKDLELLPDGDLTLIGDKGGTLSGGQKARINLARAVYEEADIYLLDDPLSAVDAEVGKFLFEACICGLLKNKCRILVTHQLQNLWTVDQIVVVKEGRILAQGTYSELQNAGLDVGFLVKSQEEQEHPYLSAHCDKESISSKRTNHSNSSLYAHSTLLPPEGSGPDLLPVETAHAVEEESRAEGNVSKDIYVKYFTAHCHPLILFAILLLSVIAEAAYILQDWWLVFWAKDERNNTSAVVRVQESTNETGLHQDNSLPFYLGIYSGLTAAAVILGYARSLVIFHGLVRSTQTLHNRMFNAVLRTPVRFFDVNPIGRILNRFSKDISQMDSMLPLIFVDFYQLFLQNAGVLAVAASIIPLLLVSIAPLLFLFLYLRRYYLSTSRDIKRLESTTRSPVFSHLSSSLQGLCSIRAFRGEERLTKAFDSHQDRHSEAWFLFLMTSRWFAIRLDSICSVFITIATFGCILLRDGLEAGEVGLVLTYAVTLIGNFQWTVRQSAELENMMTSVERVVEYTELKSEAPWVTPTRPPLDWPSGGQVTFDRVHLSYSVDGPLILKDINAIFCPNEKVGVVGRTGAGKSSLVAALFRLAEPQGNIYIDGVLTSDLGLHDLRKKMSIIPQDPILFTDTVRKNLDPFNQHTDADLWKSLEQVQLKCMVMELPSKLETVLAECGSNFSVGQRQLVCLARAILRKNRILVIDEATANVDPRTDELIQLTIRREFSDCTVFTIAHRLNTIIDSDRIMVLDEGRIQELDRPFNLLQNKDGALYRLVQQLGPAEVEALWEAAKQAAKAT encoded by the exons GAGGCTGTTAAAGTCATCCAGCCACTTCTTCTCGGGAGAATATTAATGTTCTTTGAGAATTACGATGCAGATGACAAGCGCAGTCTTTGCGTGGCATACGGCTGCGCCGCTGCCATGTGCGTCTCCACATTCGGCTTGACCATCCTCCAACATCTACATTACTATTTTGGCCAAAGAACGGGCATGAGGGTGAGAGTGGCCGTGTGTCACTTAATATATTGCAAG GCTCTTCGTCTCAGCAGCCAAGCGATGGGGCAAACCACCACAGGCCAAATTGTAAACCTCCTTTCAAATGACATCAACCGCTTCGATGAG GTTACGCTCAATCTGCACTACCTGTGGGTGGGTCCGCTACAGGCGGTTGTGATCGTGGTTTTCCTCTGGTACGAGATCGGGCCCTCATGTCTCGCGGGCGTGGCTGTCCTCGCCTTCATGTTGCCCGTGCAGACGTGGTTTGGAAAGCTGTTTGGAATATTTAG GAGCAAAACAGCAGTCCTAACTGACAGTCGGATCCGCATCATGAACGAAGTGGTGTCTGGCATCCGAATCATCAAGATGTACGCTTGGGAAACCCCCTTCTCAGCTCTCGTCACAGAGTCCAGAAG AAAGGAAATAAACGAGATCATGAAGAGCTCCTACCTGCGAGGACTCAACATGGCGTCGTTCTTCGCCAGCAGTAAGATTGTGGTGTTCGTCACCTTCGCCGTGTACGTGGCGCTGGGCAACACCATCAGCGCCAGCCGAGTCTTCGTCACCGTGTCACTGTACGGAACCATCAAGCTCACCGTCACGCTCTTCTTCCCGCTGGCCGTTGAAAAACTCTCCGAGACCATCGTCAGCATTCGCAGGATCAAG AATTTCCTCCTGCTGGATGAGATGAATAGAAGGAAGCTGACACTGGAGGAAAAGAACCCAAACACCATCGAGATGACAAGGCTGACATGCTACTGGGATAAG TTTCTGGATTCGCCGTCTCTGCAGAACATCTCTCTCGCAGTGAAGTCACATCAGCTGCTGGCTGTCATCGGACCAGTGGGCTCCGGGAAG TCGTCCCTGCTGAGCACCATCCTGGGGGAGCTGTCTCACGACAGCGGAACGATGACGGTCAGAGGTCAAGTCAACTACGCATCCCAGCAGCCGTGGGTGTTCCCAGGGACCATCCGCAGTAACATCCTGTTCGGGAGAGCGCTGGAGCCGCACAAGTATGAGCGCGTACTGAAGGCCTGCGCTCTCAAGAAG GACCTGGAGCTCCTCCCGGATGGAGACCTGACCCTCATCGGGGACAAGGGAGGCACCCTCAGCGGGGGGCAAAAGGCTCGCATCAACCTGGCCAG AGCAGTGTATGAGGAAGCAGATATCTACCTCTTAGATGATCCTCTGAGTGCCGTGGATGCTGAAGTTGGGAAATTTCTCTTTGAAGC GTGCATCTGTGGCCTGCTGAAGAACAAGTGTCGCATCCTGGTTACTCACCAACTTCAGAATCTGTGGACAGTTGATCAGATCGTGGTGGTCAAGGAG GGTCGTATCTTGGCCCAGGGAACCTACAGCGAGTTGCAGAACGCCGGCCTTGATGTTGGCTTCCTGGTAAAAAGTCAGGAGGAGCAAGAACATCCATATCTGTCAGCCCACTGTGATAAGGAGTCAATTTCGAGCAAGAGGACGAATCATTCAAATAGTTCACTCTACGCGCACAGCACCCTCCTTCCACCAGAGGGCAGTGGCCCTGACCTTCTCCCT GTTGAGACTGCACACGCTGTAGAGGAGGAGTCTCGTGCTGAAGGAAATGTCAGCAAGGACATTTATGTCAAGTATTTTACTGCCCACTGTCACCCTCTAATCTTATTTGCTATTCTGCTACTCAGTGTCATCGCTGAG GCTGCATATATTCTGCAGGACTGGTGGCTGGTGTTCTG GGCCAAAGATGAGCGCAACAACACCAGCGCGGTTGTGCGTGTTCAGGAAAGCACCAATGAGACTGGCTTACACCAAGACAACAGTCTACCATTTTATCTGGGCATTTATTCTG GTTTGACTGCCGCCGCCGTCATCTTAGGTTACGCCAGGAGCTTAGTCATCTTCCATGGGTTAGTGCGATCCACTCAGACGCTGCACAACCGCATGTTCAACGCCGTCCTCCGCACCCCAGTCCGCTTCTTTGACGTCAACCCCATAG GAAGAATCCTCAACCGCTTTTCCAAGGATATCAGCCAGATGGACTCCATGTTACCACTCATATTTGTGGACTTCTATCAA CTTTTTTTGCAGAACGCGGGCGTTCTGGCCGTAGCGGCCTCCATCATCCCCCTCCTCCTGGTCTCCATCGCTCCCCTGCTCTTCCTCTTCCTGTACCTGCGGCGGTACTATCTCTCGACGTCACGAGACATCAAACGTCTGGAGTCCACCA CACGCAGCCCGGTCTTCTCGCATCTTTCCTCGTCCCTCCAGGGTCTGTGCAGCATCCGAGCCttcagaggagaggagaggttaACGAAAGCTTTTGACTCACATCAGGACCGACACTCGG AAGCGTGGTTTCTCTTCCTGATGACCTCCCGCTGGTTTGCCATCCGTCTGGACAGCATTTGCTCCGTCTTTATCACCATAGCAACATTTGGGTGCATTTTACTCCGAGATG GTTTGGAGGCCGGCGAAGTGGGCCTTGTGCTGACGTACGCTGTAACGCTTATTGGAAACTTCCAGTGGACTGTGAGGCAAAGTGCAGAGTTGGAGAACATG ATGACATCCGTAGAGAGGGTGGTGGAGTACACCGAGTTAAAGAGTGAAGCACCCTGGGTAACCCCGACGCGGCCTCCTCTCGATTGGCCCAGTGGAGGCCAGGTCACCTTTGACCGGGTGCATTTGTCGTACAGCGTCGACGGCCCTCTTATCCTCAAGGACATCAACGCCATCTTCTGCCCTAACGAGAAG GTGGGCGTTGTGGGTCGGACGGGAGCTGGCAAAAGCTCTTTGGTGGCGGCTCTCTTCCGCCTGGCCGAGCCACAAGGGAACATCTACATTGATGGCGTGTTGACGTCGGACTTGGGCCTGCACGACTTGCGAAAGAAGATGTCCATCATACCTCAG GATCCAATCTTGTTTACTGATACTGTGAGGAAGAACCTGGACCCCTTCAACCAGCATACAGACGCTGACCTGTGGAAGTCTCTTGAGCAG GTCCAGCTCAAGTGCATGGTGATGGAGCTTCCCTCAAAGTTGGAAACGGTTCTAGCGGAGTGTGGCTCCAACTTCAGCGTCGGTCAGAGGCAGCTGGTGTGCCTGGCCAGAGCCATCCTGAGGAAGAACCGCATTCTCGTCATCGACGAGGCCACAGCCAATGTGGACCCCAG GACAGACGAGCTGATCCAACTAACCATCCGACGGGAGTTCAGCGACTGCACCGTGTTTACCATTGCTCACCGACTCAACACCATCATAGACAGCGATCGCATCATG GTGCTGGATGAGGGTCGAATACAAGAGTTGGATCGCCCTTTTAACCTTCTTCAGAACAAAGATGGTGCTCTGTACAGGTTGGTTCAGCAGTTGGGCCCGGCTGAGGTGGAAGCTTTGTGGGAGGCAGCTAAACAG GCAGCGAAGGCGACCTGA
- the LOC144014447 gene encoding ATP-binding cassette sub-family C member 4-like isoform X2 codes for MLPVQTWFGKLFGIFRSKTAVLTDSRIRIMNEVVSGIRIIKMYAWETPFSALVTESRRKEINEIMKSSYLRGLNMASFFASSKIVVFVTFAVYVALGNTISASRVFVTVSLYGTIKLTVTLFFPLAVEKLSETIVSIRRIKNFLLLDEMNRRKLTLEEKNPNTIEMTRLTCYWDKFLDSPSLQNISLAVKSHQLLAVIGPVGSGKSSLLSTILGELSHDSGTMTVRGQVNYASQQPWVFPGTIRSNILFGRALEPHKYERVLKACALKKDLELLPDGDLTLIGDKGGTLSGGQKARINLARAVYEEADIYLLDDPLSAVDAEVGKFLFEACICGLLKNKCRILVTHQLQNLWTVDQIVVVKEGRILAQGTYSELQNAGLDVGFLVKSQEEQEHPYLSAHCDKESISSKRTNHSNSSLYAHSTLLPPEGSGPDLLPVETAHAVEEESRAEGNVSKDIYVKYFTAHCHPLILFAILLLSVIAEAAYILQDWWLVFWAKDERNNTSAVVRVQESTNETGLHQDNSLPFYLGIYSGLTAAAVILGYARSLVIFHGLVRSTQTLHNRMFNAVLRTPVRFFDVNPIGRILNRFSKDISQMDSMLPLIFVDFYQLFLQNAGVLAVAASIIPLLLVSIAPLLFLFLYLRRYYLSTSRDIKRLESTTRSPVFSHLSSSLQGLCSIRAFRGEERLTKAFDSHQDRHSEAWFLFLMTSRWFAIRLDSICSVFITIATFGCILLRDGLEAGEVGLVLTYAVTLIGNFQWTVRQSAELENMMTSVERVVEYTELKSEAPWVTPTRPPLDWPSGGQVTFDRVHLSYSVDGPLILKDINAIFCPNEKVGVVGRTGAGKSSLVAALFRLAEPQGNIYIDGVLTSDLGLHDLRKKMSIIPQDPILFTDTVRKNLDPFNQHTDADLWKSLEQVQLKCMVMELPSKLETVLAECGSNFSVGQRQLVCLARAILRKNRILVIDEATANVDPRTDELIQLTIRREFSDCTVFTIAHRLNTIIDSDRIMVLDEGRIQELDRPFNLLQNKDGALYRLVQQLGPAEVEALWEAAKQAAKAT; via the exons ATGTTGCCCGTGCAGACGTGGTTTGGAAAGCTGTTTGGAATATTTAG GAGCAAAACAGCAGTCCTAACTGACAGTCGGATCCGCATCATGAACGAAGTGGTGTCTGGCATCCGAATCATCAAGATGTACGCTTGGGAAACCCCCTTCTCAGCTCTCGTCACAGAGTCCAGAAG AAAGGAAATAAACGAGATCATGAAGAGCTCCTACCTGCGAGGACTCAACATGGCGTCGTTCTTCGCCAGCAGTAAGATTGTGGTGTTCGTCACCTTCGCCGTGTACGTGGCGCTGGGCAACACCATCAGCGCCAGCCGAGTCTTCGTCACCGTGTCACTGTACGGAACCATCAAGCTCACCGTCACGCTCTTCTTCCCGCTGGCCGTTGAAAAACTCTCCGAGACCATCGTCAGCATTCGCAGGATCAAG AATTTCCTCCTGCTGGATGAGATGAATAGAAGGAAGCTGACACTGGAGGAAAAGAACCCAAACACCATCGAGATGACAAGGCTGACATGCTACTGGGATAAG TTTCTGGATTCGCCGTCTCTGCAGAACATCTCTCTCGCAGTGAAGTCACATCAGCTGCTGGCTGTCATCGGACCAGTGGGCTCCGGGAAG TCGTCCCTGCTGAGCACCATCCTGGGGGAGCTGTCTCACGACAGCGGAACGATGACGGTCAGAGGTCAAGTCAACTACGCATCCCAGCAGCCGTGGGTGTTCCCAGGGACCATCCGCAGTAACATCCTGTTCGGGAGAGCGCTGGAGCCGCACAAGTATGAGCGCGTACTGAAGGCCTGCGCTCTCAAGAAG GACCTGGAGCTCCTCCCGGATGGAGACCTGACCCTCATCGGGGACAAGGGAGGCACCCTCAGCGGGGGGCAAAAGGCTCGCATCAACCTGGCCAG AGCAGTGTATGAGGAAGCAGATATCTACCTCTTAGATGATCCTCTGAGTGCCGTGGATGCTGAAGTTGGGAAATTTCTCTTTGAAGC GTGCATCTGTGGCCTGCTGAAGAACAAGTGTCGCATCCTGGTTACTCACCAACTTCAGAATCTGTGGACAGTTGATCAGATCGTGGTGGTCAAGGAG GGTCGTATCTTGGCCCAGGGAACCTACAGCGAGTTGCAGAACGCCGGCCTTGATGTTGGCTTCCTGGTAAAAAGTCAGGAGGAGCAAGAACATCCATATCTGTCAGCCCACTGTGATAAGGAGTCAATTTCGAGCAAGAGGACGAATCATTCAAATAGTTCACTCTACGCGCACAGCACCCTCCTTCCACCAGAGGGCAGTGGCCCTGACCTTCTCCCT GTTGAGACTGCACACGCTGTAGAGGAGGAGTCTCGTGCTGAAGGAAATGTCAGCAAGGACATTTATGTCAAGTATTTTACTGCCCACTGTCACCCTCTAATCTTATTTGCTATTCTGCTACTCAGTGTCATCGCTGAG GCTGCATATATTCTGCAGGACTGGTGGCTGGTGTTCTG GGCCAAAGATGAGCGCAACAACACCAGCGCGGTTGTGCGTGTTCAGGAAAGCACCAATGAGACTGGCTTACACCAAGACAACAGTCTACCATTTTATCTGGGCATTTATTCTG GTTTGACTGCCGCCGCCGTCATCTTAGGTTACGCCAGGAGCTTAGTCATCTTCCATGGGTTAGTGCGATCCACTCAGACGCTGCACAACCGCATGTTCAACGCCGTCCTCCGCACCCCAGTCCGCTTCTTTGACGTCAACCCCATAG GAAGAATCCTCAACCGCTTTTCCAAGGATATCAGCCAGATGGACTCCATGTTACCACTCATATTTGTGGACTTCTATCAA CTTTTTTTGCAGAACGCGGGCGTTCTGGCCGTAGCGGCCTCCATCATCCCCCTCCTCCTGGTCTCCATCGCTCCCCTGCTCTTCCTCTTCCTGTACCTGCGGCGGTACTATCTCTCGACGTCACGAGACATCAAACGTCTGGAGTCCACCA CACGCAGCCCGGTCTTCTCGCATCTTTCCTCGTCCCTCCAGGGTCTGTGCAGCATCCGAGCCttcagaggagaggagaggttaACGAAAGCTTTTGACTCACATCAGGACCGACACTCGG AAGCGTGGTTTCTCTTCCTGATGACCTCCCGCTGGTTTGCCATCCGTCTGGACAGCATTTGCTCCGTCTTTATCACCATAGCAACATTTGGGTGCATTTTACTCCGAGATG GTTTGGAGGCCGGCGAAGTGGGCCTTGTGCTGACGTACGCTGTAACGCTTATTGGAAACTTCCAGTGGACTGTGAGGCAAAGTGCAGAGTTGGAGAACATG ATGACATCCGTAGAGAGGGTGGTGGAGTACACCGAGTTAAAGAGTGAAGCACCCTGGGTAACCCCGACGCGGCCTCCTCTCGATTGGCCCAGTGGAGGCCAGGTCACCTTTGACCGGGTGCATTTGTCGTACAGCGTCGACGGCCCTCTTATCCTCAAGGACATCAACGCCATCTTCTGCCCTAACGAGAAG GTGGGCGTTGTGGGTCGGACGGGAGCTGGCAAAAGCTCTTTGGTGGCGGCTCTCTTCCGCCTGGCCGAGCCACAAGGGAACATCTACATTGATGGCGTGTTGACGTCGGACTTGGGCCTGCACGACTTGCGAAAGAAGATGTCCATCATACCTCAG GATCCAATCTTGTTTACTGATACTGTGAGGAAGAACCTGGACCCCTTCAACCAGCATACAGACGCTGACCTGTGGAAGTCTCTTGAGCAG GTCCAGCTCAAGTGCATGGTGATGGAGCTTCCCTCAAAGTTGGAAACGGTTCTAGCGGAGTGTGGCTCCAACTTCAGCGTCGGTCAGAGGCAGCTGGTGTGCCTGGCCAGAGCCATCCTGAGGAAGAACCGCATTCTCGTCATCGACGAGGCCACAGCCAATGTGGACCCCAG GACAGACGAGCTGATCCAACTAACCATCCGACGGGAGTTCAGCGACTGCACCGTGTTTACCATTGCTCACCGACTCAACACCATCATAGACAGCGATCGCATCATG GTGCTGGATGAGGGTCGAATACAAGAGTTGGATCGCCCTTTTAACCTTCTTCAGAACAAAGATGGTGCTCTGTACAGGTTGGTTCAGCAGTTGGGCCCGGCTGAGGTGGAAGCTTTGTGGGAGGCAGCTAAACAG GCAGCGAAGGCGACCTGA